The Pseudomonas graminis region ACCTTGGCGCTGTACGGCACGATTTCGGCGAGGACCTTCTCCACGTCGATGATCTCCACCAACTGGTCATCGACCTTGCTGATGGCGGTCAGGTAGTGCTGCCGCCCGGCGCTGGTCGGCGGCGGCAGGATCGCCTCCCAGTTCATGTTGACGATGCGGTCGACGCCGCCCACCAGGAACGCCTGAACCGAGCGGTTGTATTCGGTGACGATGATCGTGCTCGAAGGCCCCGGCACCAGCGGACGCATGCCGATGGCCTGGGACAGGTCGATCACCGGCAGGGTCTGGCCGCGCAGGTTGACCACGCCGCAGACGAACGGATGACGCTGGGGCATCAGCGTGAGCTTGGGCAGCTGCAGGACTTCCTGAACCTTGAATACGTTGATCGCGAACAACTGTCGGCCAGCCAGGCGGAACATAAGGATTTCCAGGCGGTTCTCACCTACCAGCTGTGTACGTTGGTCTACTGTGTCGAGAATGCCAGCCATCTGTTGCTCCTGGAGCAGGGTTCAAGTAAGTCCGCCTACCCTGTATCGGCAGCGCCGTGGCAGACCTTAATCGGGATAACGGCGCAGATGAACGTTTCACCCGTTCCGCCGATCAGCGTCCTCTGCCCCCCATTCGCAACAATCAGAAATGGCCTACAGACTTTCAAGTGCGCTCAACATTAACTTTGGGCCACTCGCCCCCACGCGACCCGACATCTCATTGAGAGAAGGTGGAGATTGCACATGCTGAATGGCCACGAATGGCAGCAGTTGCACGCAGCATTTCTCAGCAACAGCCAGACACTGATGTGCCGCGCCGACGAATGCCTCAGTCATCTGGAATTGATCAGTGATGATCGTGACGCGATGGAATGCCTGCTCTCCACATTGCAACACCTCGCCCGTGAGGCCCAC contains the following coding sequences:
- a CDS encoding chemotaxis protein CheV; the protein is MAGILDTVDQRTQLVGENRLEILMFRLAGRQLFAINVFKVQEVLQLPKLTLMPQRHPFVCGVVNLRGQTLPVIDLSQAIGMRPLVPGPSSTIIVTEYNRSVQAFLVGGVDRIVNMNWEAILPPPTSAGRQHYLTAISKVDDQLVEIIDVEKVLAEIVPYSAKVSRDKLDDPVLARAIGREVLLVDDSNVALSQLRDTLGQLGVKMHVARDGLKALNMLKGWADTGEVMTDKLLMVFTDAEMPEMDGYRLTTEIRNDPRLRGLYVVLHTSLSGSFNESMVKKVGCDNFLSKFQPDKLVDVVRERLMLDN